Proteins from one Mycobacterium sp. EPa45 genomic window:
- the cysW gene encoding sulfate ABC transporter permease subunit CysW — MILSPLVRFLLRYVALAYILVLVLVPVGLILWRTFAPGFGAFVASISTPAAISALELSLLVVAIVVPLNVIFGVPTALVLARNKFRGKSALQAVIDLPFAVSPVVVGVALILLWGSAGLFGFVENNLGLKIIFGFPGIVLASIFVTVPFVIREVEPVLHELGTDQEQAAATLGSSWWQTFWRITLPSIRWGLTYGIVLTVARTLGEYGAVIMVSSNLPGTSQTMTLLVSDRYSRGAEYGAYAVSTLLMAVAVLVLVVQVILDARRAKASE; from the coding sequence ATGATCCTGTCCCCCCTGGTGCGCTTCCTGCTCCGCTATGTCGCGCTGGCCTACATCCTGGTGCTCGTTCTGGTGCCGGTCGGGCTGATTCTGTGGCGGACATTCGCGCCGGGCTTCGGCGCGTTCGTCGCGTCCATCAGCACGCCCGCCGCGATCTCGGCACTGGAGTTGTCACTGCTCGTGGTGGCGATCGTGGTGCCGCTCAACGTGATCTTCGGGGTGCCGACGGCGCTGGTGCTGGCGCGCAACAAGTTCCGGGGCAAGTCGGCGCTGCAGGCCGTGATCGACCTGCCGTTCGCGGTGTCGCCGGTGGTCGTCGGTGTGGCCTTGATCCTGCTGTGGGGAAGCGCGGGGTTGTTCGGATTCGTCGAGAACAACCTCGGCCTGAAGATCATCTTCGGCTTTCCCGGCATCGTATTGGCCAGCATCTTCGTCACCGTTCCCTTCGTGATCCGCGAGGTCGAGCCGGTCCTGCACGAGCTCGGCACCGATCAGGAGCAGGCGGCGGCCACCCTGGGATCCAGCTGGTGGCAGACCTTCTGGCGGATCACCCTGCCTTCGATCCGGTGGGGACTGACCTACGGCATCGTGCTCACCGTCGCCCGAACCCTGGGTGAGTACGGGGCGGTGATCATGGTGTCCTCCAACCTGCCCGGCACATCCCAAACCATGACCTTGCTGGTTTCCGATCGTTACAGCCGCGGCGCCGAATACGGCGCCTATGCCGTCTCGACGCTGCTGATGGCCGTCGCGGTACTGGTCCTGGTCGTCCAGGTGATCCTGGATGCCCGGCGGGCCAAGGCGAGCGAGTAA
- the cysT gene encoding sulfate ABC transporter permease subunit CysT, whose protein sequence is MTAAIEPNPQAVRPELTPSEPGGPSGFLTRRHGTTSLRVGAASIWLSVIVLLPLAAIVWQSAKGGWHAFWLTVSSNAALESFRVTLTISVGVTLINAVFGLLVAWVLTRDDFPGKRLVDAVIDLPFALPTIVASLVMLALYGPNSPIDLHLQHTKWGVGVALLFVTLPFVVRSVQPVLLELDREVEEAAASLGATNFVIFTKVVLPALLPSLLSGAGLAFSRAIGEFGSVVLIGGAVPGETEVSSQWIRTLIENDDRTGAAAISIVLLVLSFIVLFILRAIGSRAAKREELSV, encoded by the coding sequence ATGACAGCAGCTATCGAGCCAAATCCACAGGCGGTCCGGCCCGAGCTCACCCCGAGTGAGCCGGGCGGGCCGTCCGGCTTCCTGACCCGCAGGCACGGCACCACGAGCCTGCGGGTCGGTGCCGCGTCGATCTGGCTGAGCGTCATCGTCCTGCTGCCACTCGCCGCGATCGTGTGGCAGTCGGCCAAAGGCGGTTGGCACGCCTTCTGGCTGACGGTCAGCTCGAACGCCGCGCTGGAGTCGTTCCGGGTGACGCTGACCATCTCGGTCGGGGTCACACTGATCAACGCGGTGTTCGGGCTGCTGGTCGCCTGGGTGCTCACCCGCGACGACTTTCCGGGTAAGCGTCTGGTCGACGCGGTGATCGACCTGCCGTTCGCACTGCCCACCATCGTGGCGAGCCTGGTCATGCTTGCGCTCTACGGGCCCAACAGCCCGATCGACCTGCACCTGCAGCACACCAAATGGGGTGTGGGCGTTGCGCTCCTGTTCGTCACGCTGCCGTTCGTGGTGCGTTCGGTTCAGCCGGTGCTGCTCGAACTCGACCGGGAGGTCGAGGAAGCAGCGGCGTCGCTGGGTGCGACGAATTTCGTCATCTTCACCAAAGTGGTGCTGCCCGCGTTGCTACCCTCCCTGCTGTCGGGCGCCGGGCTGGCGTTCTCCCGCGCGATCGGTGAGTTCGGCTCGGTGGTGCTGATCGGTGGTGCGGTGCCGGGGGAGACCGAGGTCTCCTCACAGTGGATCCGCACGCTGATCGAGAACGACGACCGCACCGGCGCGGCCGCCATTTCGATTGTGCTGCTAGTGCTCTCGTTCATCGTCTTGTTCATCTTGCGGGCGATCGGTTCGCGCGCCGCCAAGCGGGAGGAGTTGTCGGTATGA
- a CDS encoding sulfate ABC transporter substrate-binding protein encodes MPKIHIPVRRWSTAVALATTATVLAACGGGGSSDVAGGGNQPKADTTLTLVAYAVPEPGWSKIIPAFAATPEGKGVAVTTSYGASGDQSRGVVDGKPADIVNFSVEPDVTRLVKANKVSADWNKSATKGIPFGSVVTLVVRKGNPKNIKDWDDLLQPGIEVVTPSPLSSGSAKWNLLAPYAAKSNGGQDEQAGLDFVTKLVAEHVKTRPGSGREATDVFLQGTGDVLISYENEAINTERQGKPVEHINPPQTFKIENPVAVVTTSAHVDKATALNNYLYTAEGQKIWAQAGFRPVDPAVAVDFATDFPTPQKLWTIADLGGWSKVDPALFDKENGTITKIYKQATG; translated from the coding sequence ATGCCCAAGATCCACATTCCCGTCCGTCGGTGGAGTACAGCCGTCGCGTTAGCGACGACCGCTACGGTGCTCGCCGCCTGCGGTGGCGGCGGCTCGAGCGATGTCGCCGGCGGTGGAAACCAGCCCAAGGCTGACACCACGCTGACGCTGGTGGCCTACGCCGTGCCCGAGCCAGGCTGGAGCAAGATCATCCCGGCGTTCGCGGCCACCCCCGAGGGCAAGGGTGTCGCGGTGACGACCTCCTACGGCGCCTCCGGTGACCAGTCGCGCGGTGTGGTCGACGGCAAGCCTGCCGACATCGTGAACTTCTCGGTCGAGCCGGACGTCACCCGTCTGGTGAAGGCCAACAAGGTGTCCGCCGACTGGAACAAGTCCGCCACCAAGGGCATCCCGTTCGGCTCGGTGGTGACGTTGGTCGTCCGCAAGGGCAACCCGAAGAACATCAAGGACTGGGACGACCTGCTGCAGCCCGGCATCGAGGTGGTCACGCCCAGTCCGCTGAGTTCCGGCTCGGCCAAGTGGAACCTGTTGGCGCCGTACGCCGCCAAGAGCAACGGCGGTCAGGACGAGCAGGCCGGCCTGGACTTCGTGACCAAGCTGGTGGCCGAGCACGTCAAGACGCGACCGGGTTCGGGCCGGGAGGCCACCGACGTGTTCCTGCAGGGCACCGGTGACGTTCTGATCAGCTACGAGAACGAGGCCATCAACACCGAGCGTCAGGGCAAGCCGGTCGAGCACATCAATCCGCCGCAGACGTTCAAGATCGAGAACCCGGTGGCAGTGGTGACCACCAGCGCTCACGTGGACAAGGCGACCGCGCTGAACAACTACCTCTATACAGCCGAGGGACAGAAGATCTGGGCCCAGGCCGGGTTCCGTCCGGTCGACCCGGCGGTGGCCGTCGATTTCGCCACCGACTTCCCGACGCCGCAGAAATTGTGGACAATCGCCGACCTCGGCGGCTGGAGCAAGGTGGATCCCGCCCTCTTCGATAAGGAGAATGGCACCATTACGAAGATCTACAAGCAGGCCACTGGATGA
- a CDS encoding Ms4533A family Cys-rich leader peptide, which produces MQSATGYGEGHILALIAVGALAVADVACCR; this is translated from the coding sequence ATGCAATCGGCGACCGGCTACGGCGAGGGCCACATTCTGGCTCTCATTGCCGTCGGTGCGTTGGCCGTTGCTGATGTTGCATGTTGTCGCTGA
- a CDS encoding glycoside hydrolase family 15 protein — translation MRVQTPPPLSVTAPVPYASPAALRNPFPPIADYGFLSDCENTCLISSAGAVEWLCVPRPDSPSVFGAILDRGAGHFRLGPYGVSVPAARRYLPGSLILETTWQTHTGWLIVREALVMGPWHDIEARSRTHRRTPMDWDAEHILLRTVRCVSGTVEVVMNCEPSFDYGRVNATWEYSANAYGEAIARARKDPDANPTLRLTTNLRIGLEGREARARTRLKEGDNVFVALSWSKHPSPQTYEEAADKMWQTSEAWRQWINIGDFPDHPWRSYLQRSALTLKGLTYSPTGALLAASTTSLPETPQGERNWDYRYAWVRDSTFALWGLYTLGLDREADDFFAFIADVSGANNGERHPLQVMYAVGGERELVEEELHHLSGYDNARPVRIGNGAYNQMQHDIWGTMLDSVYLHAKSREQISDQLWPVLKEQVEEAIKHWKEPDRGIWEVRGEPQHFTSSKVMCWVALDRGSKLAELVGEKSYAQQWRAIAEEIKADILTHGVDQRGVLTQRYGDDALDASLLLVPLVRFLPSDDPRVRATVLAIADELTEDGLVLRYRVEETDDGLSGEEGSFTICSFWLVSALVEIGEVSRARHLCERLLSFASPLHLYAEEIEPRTGRHLGNFPQAFTHLALINAVVHVIRAEEEADSTGGFQPANAPM, via the coding sequence GTGCGCGTCCAGACGCCCCCGCCGTTGTCCGTGACGGCCCCGGTACCGTATGCCTCGCCCGCTGCGCTGCGCAACCCTTTTCCGCCGATCGCGGACTACGGTTTCCTCTCCGACTGCGAGAACACCTGCCTGATCTCGTCGGCGGGCGCCGTGGAATGGCTGTGCGTTCCCCGCCCTGACTCCCCCAGCGTTTTCGGGGCGATTCTGGACCGCGGCGCCGGGCACTTCCGGTTGGGGCCCTACGGGGTCTCGGTTCCGGCGGCCCGCCGCTATCTGCCCGGCAGTCTCATCCTCGAGACGACCTGGCAGACCCACACCGGCTGGCTGATCGTGCGGGAGGCCCTCGTGATGGGTCCGTGGCACGACATCGAGGCGCGGTCCAGGACGCACCGGCGCACCCCGATGGACTGGGATGCCGAGCACATCCTGCTGCGCACCGTGCGCTGTGTGAGCGGCACTGTCGAGGTGGTGATGAACTGCGAGCCCTCGTTCGACTACGGCCGGGTCAACGCCACCTGGGAGTACTCCGCCAATGCCTACGGCGAGGCGATCGCACGGGCCCGCAAGGATCCGGACGCCAACCCCACACTGCGGCTGACCACCAATCTGCGCATCGGTCTCGAGGGCCGGGAAGCACGCGCGCGTACCCGCCTCAAGGAGGGCGACAACGTCTTCGTCGCCCTGTCCTGGTCGAAGCATCCGTCGCCGCAGACCTACGAAGAAGCCGCCGACAAGATGTGGCAGACCAGCGAGGCGTGGCGACAGTGGATCAACATCGGCGACTTCCCCGACCACCCGTGGCGGTCCTACCTCCAGCGCAGTGCGCTCACCCTCAAGGGGCTGACGTATTCGCCGACCGGCGCACTGCTCGCCGCCTCAACCACATCTCTGCCCGAGACTCCGCAGGGCGAACGCAACTGGGACTATCGCTACGCCTGGGTGCGTGACTCGACGTTCGCGTTGTGGGGCCTCTACACCCTCGGCCTGGATCGCGAGGCCGACGATTTCTTCGCCTTCATCGCCGATGTGTCGGGCGCCAACAACGGTGAACGGCATCCGCTGCAGGTGATGTACGCCGTCGGCGGCGAGCGTGAACTCGTCGAAGAAGAACTGCACCACCTTTCCGGCTACGACAATGCCCGGCCGGTGCGCATCGGCAACGGCGCGTACAACCAGATGCAGCACGACATCTGGGGCACCATGCTCGACTCGGTGTACCTGCACGCGAAGTCACGCGAGCAGATCTCCGATCAGCTCTGGCCGGTGCTCAAGGAGCAGGTCGAAGAGGCGATCAAGCACTGGAAGGAGCCCGACCGCGGGATCTGGGAGGTGCGCGGCGAACCGCAGCACTTCACCTCGTCGAAGGTGATGTGCTGGGTGGCGCTGGATCGCGGCTCCAAGCTGGCCGAGCTGGTCGGCGAGAAGAGTTACGCACAGCAGTGGCGGGCGATCGCCGAGGAGATCAAGGCCGACATCCTGACGCACGGGGTCGACCAGCGCGGGGTGCTCACCCAGCGCTACGGCGATGACGCCCTGGACGCATCACTGCTGCTGGTCCCGTTGGTGCGGTTCCTGCCGTCGGACGACCCGCGGGTGCGGGCCACCGTGCTGGCGATCGCCGACGAGCTCACCGAGGACGGGTTGGTGTTGCGCTACCGCGTCGAGGAGACCGACGACGGCCTCTCCGGCGAGGAAGGCTCGTTCACGATCTGTTCGTTCTGGCTGGTGTCGGCGCTGGTCGAGATCGGCGAGGTGAGCCGGGCCCGGCATCTGTGCGAGCGGCTGCTGTCGTTCGCCAGCCCGCTGCATCTGTACGCCGAGGAAATCGAGCCGCGGACCGGCCGGCACCTGGGCAACTTCCCGCAGGCATTCACCCACCTGGCGTTGATCAACGCGGTGGTGCACGTGATCCGCGCCGAGGAAGAAGCCGACAGCACCGGAGGGTTCCAGCCGGCGAACGCGCCGATGTAG
- a CDS encoding MarR family winged helix-turn-helix transcriptional regulator: MDGELADFAEAIIGVGRELRLRRYADVVELTPSEANVMRHIDHHPGVTPSDLARATGLQRSNMSTALRTLERRGFVERRTDPHDARGVNLFPTDRAAENLKRLRRQWAEQIQSALGGDRQGAAAAAALLERIEAALMADRLA, encoded by the coding sequence ATGGATGGTGAGCTGGCCGATTTCGCCGAGGCGATCATCGGCGTCGGGCGGGAGCTTCGGCTTCGCCGCTATGCCGACGTCGTCGAGTTGACGCCGTCGGAGGCCAATGTGATGCGGCATATCGATCACCACCCGGGCGTCACGCCCAGTGACCTCGCGCGGGCGACCGGTCTGCAACGTAGCAATATGTCCACCGCGCTTCGAACCTTGGAACGCCGCGGCTTCGTCGAGCGCCGCACCGATCCGCACGACGCCCGCGGGGTGAATCTGTTTCCTACGGATCGGGCCGCCGAAAATCTCAAACGCCTGCGGCGGCAGTGGGCCGAGCAGATCCAAAGCGCCCTCGGCGGCGACCGGCAGGGCGCTGCGGCTGCCGCCGCCCTGCTCGAGCGGATCGAGGCGGCGTTGATGGCCGACCGCCTCGCCTGA
- a CDS encoding multidrug effflux MFS transporter: MTTATQAAQAPQRDGISPWLLVVLALLNAVAPVATDLYLPAFPEMTAELQASATAVQLTLTAFLLGLTFGQLLFGPLSDRLGRRGPLIVGAVLCVLASVIAATAPTIGVLIAARFAQGFTGAAGMVIGRAVISDLAAGKAAGRAFSLMMIVGGVAPVVAPFAGGLLVGPVGWRGILWVVCAITVAMLVASVAVVSESHPAHRRAEMKATAAQGNSPWQALCSRAYIANTLAFAFGFAVMMAYISASPFVYQVMVGLTPAQYGIAFGVNALGIVTVSSLSARLNRSISTATLLGIGLVLTMIATLSLLALVLTGAPTWLLPIPIFVAVASQGLILGNATALALGAVPRAAGSGSAGLGALQFGLGAAVSPLVSLGGEHTALPLALVMVTLAVLALTAFLAGRRVS; encoded by the coding sequence ATGACGACCGCCACCCAGGCCGCCCAGGCACCCCAGCGCGACGGCATCTCGCCGTGGCTCCTCGTGGTGCTCGCTCTGCTGAATGCGGTCGCACCGGTGGCCACCGATCTCTACCTCCCCGCATTCCCGGAGATGACCGCGGAGCTGCAGGCCAGCGCCACCGCCGTGCAACTCACCCTGACGGCCTTCCTGCTCGGGCTGACCTTCGGGCAGTTGTTGTTCGGTCCGCTGTCCGACCGCCTCGGCCGGCGCGGGCCGCTGATCGTCGGCGCGGTGCTGTGCGTACTCGCCAGCGTGATCGCCGCTACCGCCCCGACCATCGGCGTCCTCATCGCGGCCCGGTTCGCCCAGGGGTTCACCGGCGCGGCCGGCATGGTGATCGGTCGCGCGGTGATCTCCGACCTGGCTGCCGGGAAGGCCGCGGGGCGGGCATTCAGCCTGATGATGATCGTCGGCGGTGTCGCGCCGGTGGTCGCGCCGTTCGCCGGTGGACTGCTCGTCGGCCCCGTCGGGTGGCGAGGGATCCTCTGGGTGGTCTGCGCCATCACGGTCGCCATGCTGGTCGCATCCGTGGCCGTCGTAAGCGAATCCCACCCGGCACATCGGCGCGCTGAAATGAAAGCTACTGCCGCACAAGGTAACTCGCCGTGGCAGGCACTGTGTTCTCGGGCGTACATCGCCAACACGCTGGCGTTCGCGTTCGGCTTCGCGGTGATGATGGCCTACATTTCGGCCTCGCCGTTCGTCTATCAGGTGATGGTGGGCCTCACCCCGGCCCAATATGGCATCGCGTTCGGCGTCAACGCGCTGGGCATCGTCACCGTCAGCTCACTGTCGGCGCGGCTGAACCGGAGCATCTCCACCGCCACGTTGCTCGGAATCGGCTTGGTACTGACCATGATCGCGACGCTGAGCCTGCTCGCGCTGGTCCTCACCGGGGCCCCGACCTGGCTGCTCCCCATCCCGATCTTCGTGGCCGTCGCAAGCCAGGGATTGATCCTCGGTAACGCCACCGCGCTCGCGCTGGGCGCCGTCCCCCGCGCAGCAGGTTCGGGATCGGCCGGGCTGGGCGCGCTGCAATTCGGCCTGGGCGCCGCCGTTTCACCACTGGTCAGCCTTGGCGGCGAGCACACCGCCTTACCCCTCGCCCTGGTCATGGTGACACTGGCGGTGCTGGCGCTGACCGCCTTCCTCGCCGGGCGACGAGTCAGCTGA
- a CDS encoding isopenicillin N synthase family oxygenase produces the protein MLPVLDLAEADRNADIFRSRLREAAHDIGFFYLVGHGVRDAQIDEVLTLARTFFALPPAAKNEISQLKSPQFRGYSRVGGELTNGKVDWREQIDIGPQRPVIEDAAGYWRLQGPNLWPATPAGFRAAFERWDAALSKVGVRLLRHWAVSLGASDDTFDAAFADKPATLIKVVRYPGRGDYAQGVGAHKDSGVLTLLLLEPDSTGLQVESADGGWLDAPPLAGAFVVNIGELLEVATGGYLRATRHRVLTPPPGTDRVSIPYFVNPALDATIPIIALPPELAARSRGVEADPDNPIFNTYGENAWKSRTRAHPDVAELHHGTKPLLSSP, from the coding sequence GTGCTTCCCGTACTCGACCTCGCCGAAGCCGACCGGAACGCAGACATCTTCCGCTCGCGGCTGCGCGAGGCCGCCCACGACATCGGATTCTTCTATCTGGTCGGCCACGGGGTGCGGGACGCTCAGATCGACGAGGTGCTGACGCTGGCCCGGACCTTCTTCGCGCTTCCGCCGGCAGCCAAGAACGAGATCAGCCAGCTGAAAAGCCCGCAGTTCCGGGGCTACTCGCGGGTCGGGGGAGAGCTCACCAACGGCAAGGTGGACTGGCGCGAACAGATCGACATCGGGCCCCAGCGCCCCGTCATCGAGGACGCGGCCGGATACTGGCGACTGCAGGGACCGAACTTGTGGCCGGCCACCCCAGCCGGTTTTCGCGCCGCCTTCGAGCGCTGGGATGCCGCGCTGTCCAAGGTGGGTGTGCGCCTGCTGCGGCACTGGGCGGTGTCCCTGGGCGCCTCGGACGACACCTTCGACGCCGCTTTCGCCGACAAGCCCGCCACTCTGATCAAAGTCGTCCGCTATCCGGGGCGGGGCGACTACGCGCAAGGCGTTGGCGCCCATAAGGATTCCGGTGTGCTGACTCTGCTGTTGCTCGAGCCCGACTCAACCGGGCTGCAGGTGGAATCGGCCGACGGGGGATGGCTCGACGCGCCGCCGCTGGCCGGCGCGTTCGTCGTCAACATCGGCGAGCTGCTCGAGGTGGCGACCGGGGGATATCTGCGGGCTACCCGGCACCGGGTCCTGACGCCACCCCCGGGCACCGACCGGGTGTCGATTCCGTACTTCGTCAATCCGGCGCTGGACGCGACGATCCCGATCATCGCCCTGCCGCCCGAGCTTGCGGCCCGCTCCCGCGGGGTTGAAGCGGATCCGGACAATCCGATCTTCAACACCTACGGTGAAAACGCGTGGAAGTCCCGTACCCGCGCCCACCCGGATGTCGCCGAGCTGCATCACGGCACCAAGCCCTTGCTCTCCTCGCCCTGA
- a CDS encoding ANTAR domain-containing protein, with product MKQSRCFDLLPAVTVAPTMDPMSYHTVSTSRREIDLATGILVGLRGCTERDAFAELVAVVQRTGVSLGGIARALVAIAGPSDASVPHQAEAFDAWADLLAARAITVSAQ from the coding sequence GTGAAGCAATCACGGTGCTTCGATCTCTTGCCTGCGGTGACCGTCGCGCCGACGATGGATCCCATGAGCTATCACACCGTCAGCACGTCGCGCCGGGAAATCGACTTGGCCACCGGCATTCTGGTGGGTCTGCGTGGCTGCACGGAGAGGGATGCGTTCGCCGAGCTGGTGGCCGTGGTGCAGCGCACCGGGGTCAGCCTGGGCGGCATCGCGCGGGCACTGGTGGCGATCGCCGGACCGTCCGACGCCTCGGTTCCGCATCAGGCCGAGGCATTCGACGCGTGGGCTGACCTGCTCGCCGCGCGTGCGATCACGGTCTCCGCGCAGTAG
- a CDS encoding rhodanese-like domain-containing protein, with translation MGVPGAGTVSPHELQNRLGSPAPPRLLDVRTPGEFETAHIPGAYNVPLDVVREHTSEVVGRLDGDVVFVCRSGQRATQAAELLHDAGLTTGSVLEGGILGWEGHGLDVDRGAAHWEIERQVRMVAGSIVLTSVVGSIAIPKLKWLAAGIGAGLTYAALSNTCAMGTALSKLPYNRTPSADASRIVRRLGHTRADGG, from the coding sequence ATGGGCGTACCGGGCGCGGGCACCGTCAGTCCGCACGAACTGCAGAATCGGCTCGGCTCACCGGCACCGCCCCGTCTGCTGGACGTCCGCACGCCCGGCGAATTCGAGACGGCCCATATTCCCGGCGCGTACAACGTTCCGCTCGACGTCGTACGCGAACACACCTCGGAGGTCGTCGGCCGGCTCGATGGTGATGTCGTCTTCGTCTGCCGGTCCGGTCAGCGGGCCACCCAGGCCGCGGAGCTGTTGCACGATGCCGGTCTGACCACCGGCTCGGTACTCGAAGGTGGGATTCTCGGTTGGGAAGGCCATGGCCTCGACGTCGACCGCGGTGCCGCGCACTGGGAGATCGAGCGGCAGGTGCGAATGGTGGCCGGATCGATCGTTCTCACCTCTGTTGTGGGCAGCATCGCGATCCCGAAACTCAAGTGGCTGGCTGCCGGCATCGGTGCGGGCCTCACCTATGCAGCCCTCAGCAACACCTGTGCGATGGGGACCGCGTTGTCCAAGCTGCCCTACAACCGCACACCGTCCGCAGACGCTTCGCGGATCGTCAGACGGCTCGGGCACACCCGCGCCGACGGTGGTTGA
- a CDS encoding FAD/NAD(P)-binding protein yields MSILGSGHSPTRRSRPGRIVVVGGGFSGTMAAVNIARLTEYPVKITVVNNHGPVGRGVAYGLRRPEYLLNVAARNMSAFPHEPNHFLDWLRTRSEFERTPEIELREQFVSRQIYGDYVRSIAQHHLQSPGEGTFASSTLVDGEVVDLEPGVTGCVVRLADGTAIEADRVVLATGNEPPAPLPGSERLSGHPAWVENPWRAWEQHLPHDGSVVLLGTGLTSVDAIITLRALGWLGTIHAISRHGWFPHAHFRGIEYPEFPPAGVDLAELGLEQLVVLIESHCATLHELDANPAIIVDKLRPHTQRIWGGFSREERITFAKRYAARWNVFRHRIAPDIHAQITSSQLTGQLQVHAASITELVPAGNRVRVELADDEPVLGDLVINATGPSTRFTATRSALLQNLLRRGAIAPDDTDMGAAVDPDHTAVTVTGERSPWLLALGPLLRGTYWETIAVPELRVQARRVAETILGSVRAEQESQLQLEYMI; encoded by the coding sequence GTGTCGATACTGGGATCCGGCCATTCGCCGACGCGGCGGTCACGGCCCGGCCGCATCGTGGTCGTCGGCGGCGGTTTCAGTGGCACGATGGCCGCGGTCAACATCGCCCGGCTGACCGAATACCCGGTCAAGATAACCGTGGTCAACAACCACGGCCCGGTGGGACGCGGAGTCGCCTACGGACTGCGCCGCCCGGAGTATCTGCTCAACGTCGCGGCCCGGAACATGTCCGCGTTCCCTCATGAGCCGAACCACTTCCTGGACTGGCTGCGCACCCGCTCGGAATTCGAACGCACGCCCGAAATCGAGCTACGAGAGCAGTTCGTGTCCCGCCAGATCTATGGCGATTACGTGCGGTCCATCGCCCAGCATCATCTGCAGAGCCCGGGTGAAGGCACTTTCGCGTCATCGACGTTGGTCGACGGTGAAGTGGTCGACCTCGAGCCCGGCGTCACCGGGTGCGTCGTCCGCTTGGCGGACGGAACGGCGATCGAAGCCGACCGCGTCGTCTTGGCCACCGGCAACGAGCCACCTGCACCCCTGCCCGGCTCGGAGCGACTGTCCGGCCACCCGGCCTGGGTCGAAAATCCATGGCGGGCATGGGAACAACACCTACCACACGACGGCAGCGTCGTCCTACTCGGCACCGGACTGACATCCGTCGACGCCATCATCACGCTGCGTGCGTTGGGGTGGCTGGGCACCATTCATGCCATCTCCCGGCACGGCTGGTTCCCCCACGCGCACTTCCGCGGAATCGAATACCCGGAATTCCCGCCTGCCGGTGTCGATCTGGCCGAGTTGGGACTCGAGCAGCTGGTTGTGCTCATCGAAAGCCACTGCGCGACGCTGCACGAGCTCGACGCCAACCCGGCCATCATCGTGGACAAACTACGGCCCCACACGCAACGAATCTGGGGTGGCTTCAGCCGGGAAGAGCGCATCACGTTCGCGAAGCGGTACGCGGCTCGCTGGAATGTGTTCCGGCACCGCATCGCGCCGGACATCCATGCGCAGATCACCAGTTCCCAGCTCACCGGTCAGCTCCAGGTGCACGCCGCTTCGATCACCGAGCTCGTCCCGGCTGGTAACCGCGTCCGCGTCGAGCTCGCCGACGACGAACCAGTCCTTGGTGATCTGGTGATCAATGCCACCGGCCCTTCGACGCGGTTCACCGCCACCCGGTCAGCGTTATTGCAGAACCTGTTGCGCCGCGGTGCCATTGCTCCCGACGACACCGATATGGGCGCGGCCGTCGACCCCGACCACACGGCGGTGACCGTTACCGGTGAGCGTTCTCCGTGGCTCCTCGCGCTCGGGCCGCTGCTGCGCGGCACCTACTGGGAAACCATCGCCGTACCGGAATTGCGTGTGCAAGCCAGGCGCGTCGCCGAGACGATCCTGGGCAGCGTGCGCGCCGAACAGGAAAGCCAGCTGCAGCTGGAATACATGATCTGA